A single window of Engraulis encrasicolus isolate BLACKSEA-1 chromosome 20, IST_EnEncr_1.0, whole genome shotgun sequence DNA harbors:
- the LOC134435710 gene encoding nuclear transcription factor Y subunit beta-like isoform X3: protein MERAQQALMKTEAFQKTVRPFQTRPHQNPLQQQQTPQHQQQQHRPVTPLQQTPRQNQHQHQHPQQQSRQRRRPLRLPQQQQQNLQPLIRPQQQQLSHQQPRNQQRHQPLNLLRRPPVMQLQLLRQRRHLRRLQHLRRLRLLTRPHLLRRTPNQQREHQKQLLLHPQRPRQRPPHKPQCPQRVTMTALQSHPLPTILHRRPPHLSDTINPLGPDFF, encoded by the exons GCACTAATGAAAACGGAGGCGTTCCAGAAGACAGTGAGACCATTCCAGACCAGACCGCACCAGAacccactgcagcagcagcagacgccccagcaccagcagcagcagcaccggcCAGTGACACCCCTGCAGCAGACGCCCCGGCAGAaccaacaccagcaccagcacccgcAGCAGCAGAGCCGGCAAAGACGGAGGCCACTGAGGctgccccagcagcagcagcagaacctGCAGCCTCTGATccggccccagcagcagcagctgagccACCAGCAGCCTCGGAACCAGCAGCGGCACCAACCTCTGAACCTGCTCCGGCGACCGCCAGTGATGCAGCTCCAGCTCCTGCGGCAGAGACGGCACCTGCGGAGGCTGCAGCACCTGCGGAGGCTCCGGCTGCTGACGCGGCCGCACCTGCTGAGACGGACCCCAAACCAGCAG AGGGAACATCAGAAACAGCTGCTGCTGCACCCACAGAGGCCACGACAGAGGCCACCCCATAAGCCCCAG tgtcCACAGAGGGTAACCATGACTGCACTTCAGAGCCACCCCCTTCCCACAATACTCCACAGACGACCACCACACCTCTCCGACACCATCAATCCACTGGGACCAGATTTTTTTTAG
- the LOC134435710 gene encoding nuclear transcription factor Y subunit beta-like isoform X4: MKTEAFQKTVRPFQTRPHQNPLQQQQTPQHQQQQHRPVTPLQQTPRQNQHQHQHPQQQSRQRRRPLRLPQQQQQNLQPLIRPQQQQLSHQQPRNQQRHQPLNLLRRPPVMQLQLLRQRRHLRRLQHLRRLRLLTRPHLLRRTPNQQREHQKQLLLHPQRPRQRPPHKPQCPQRVTMTALQSHPLPTILHRRPPHLSDTINPLGPDFF; encoded by the exons ATGAAAACGGAGGCGTTCCAGAAGACAGTGAGACCATTCCAGACCAGACCGCACCAGAacccactgcagcagcagcagacgccccagcaccagcagcagcagcaccggcCAGTGACACCCCTGCAGCAGACGCCCCGGCAGAaccaacaccagcaccagcacccgcAGCAGCAGAGCCGGCAAAGACGGAGGCCACTGAGGctgccccagcagcagcagcagaacctGCAGCCTCTGATccggccccagcagcagcagctgagccACCAGCAGCCTCGGAACCAGCAGCGGCACCAACCTCTGAACCTGCTCCGGCGACCGCCAGTGATGCAGCTCCAGCTCCTGCGGCAGAGACGGCACCTGCGGAGGCTGCAGCACCTGCGGAGGCTCCGGCTGCTGACGCGGCCGCACCTGCTGAGACGGACCCCAAACCAGCAG AGGGAACATCAGAAACAGCTGCTGCTGCACCCACAGAGGCCACGACAGAGGCCACCCCATAAGCCCCAG tgtcCACAGAGGGTAACCATGACTGCACTTCAGAGCCACCCCCTTCCCACAATACTCCACAGACGACCACCACACCTCTCCGACACCATCAATCCACTGGGACCAGATTTTTTTTAG
- the LOC134435710 gene encoding nuclear transcription factor Y subunit beta-like isoform X1, with translation MPLHLTPLKNRSCLNALMKTEAFQKTVRPFQTRPHQNPLQQQQTPQHQQQQHRPVTPLQQTPRQNQHQHQHPQQQSRQRRRPLRLPQQQQQNLQPLIRPQQQQLSHQQPRNQQRHQPLNLLRRPPVMQLQLLRQRRHLRRLQHLRRLRLLTRPHLLRRTPNQQREHQKQLLLHPQRPRQRPPHKPQCPQRVTMTALQSHPLPTILHRRPPHLSDTINPLGPDFF, from the exons GCACTAATGAAAACGGAGGCGTTCCAGAAGACAGTGAGACCATTCCAGACCAGACCGCACCAGAacccactgcagcagcagcagacgccccagcaccagcagcagcagcaccggcCAGTGACACCCCTGCAGCAGACGCCCCGGCAGAaccaacaccagcaccagcacccgcAGCAGCAGAGCCGGCAAAGACGGAGGCCACTGAGGctgccccagcagcagcagcagaacctGCAGCCTCTGATccggccccagcagcagcagctgagccACCAGCAGCCTCGGAACCAGCAGCGGCACCAACCTCTGAACCTGCTCCGGCGACCGCCAGTGATGCAGCTCCAGCTCCTGCGGCAGAGACGGCACCTGCGGAGGCTGCAGCACCTGCGGAGGCTCCGGCTGCTGACGCGGCCGCACCTGCTGAGACGGACCCCAAACCAGCAG AGGGAACATCAGAAACAGCTGCTGCTGCACCCACAGAGGCCACGACAGAGGCCACCCCATAAGCCCCAG tgtcCACAGAGGGTAACCATGACTGCACTTCAGAGCCACCCCCTTCCCACAATACTCCACAGACGACCACCACACCTCTCCGACACCATCAATCCACTGGGACCAGATTTTTTTTAG
- the LOC134436249 gene encoding 2-iminobutanoate/2-iminopropanoate deaminase-like isoform X1: protein MAQIQRKIPYTPKAPIRQGIYSQAVVVDRTMYISGQLGLDTASGQLVEGGVQAQAKKALDNMGQILKAAGCDYGNVVKTTVLLADMNDFNSVNEVYKHYFSSNYPARAAYQVAALPRGGLVEIEAVAAVGTITDAS from the exons ATGGCTCAAATTCAGAGGAAAATACCGTATACACCTAAAGCTCCCATCCGCCAGGGAATCTACAG CCAGGCGGTGGTGGTGGACCGCACCATGTACATCTCCGGCCAGCTGGGGCTAGACACTGCATCAGGACAGCTGGTGGAGGGAGGGGTCCAGGCCCAGGCCAAAAAG gctTTGGACAACATGGGGCAGATTCTGAAGGCAGCTGGGTGTGACTATGGAAATG TTGTCAAGACGACTGTTCTCTTGGCTGACATGAATGACTTCAACAGTGTCAATGAAGTTTATAAACACT ATTTCAGCAGTAACTATCCAGCCAGGGCCGCCTATCAGGTCGCAGCTCTGCCAAGG GGTGGCCTTGTGGAGATCGAGGCAGTGGCTGCCGTGGGAACCATCACCGACGCCTCCTGA
- the polr2k gene encoding DNA-directed RNA polymerases I, II, and III subunit RPABC4, translated as MDAQKDAQPVKQQPMIYICGECHTENEIKARDPIRCRECGYRIMYKKRTKRLVVFDAR; from the exons ATGGATGCACAGAAGGATGCACAACCAGTTAAGCAACAGCCCATGATCTACATCTGTGGAG AATGTCACACAGAAAATGAGATTAAGGCCAGAGACCCCATCAGATGCAGAGAGTGTGGATACAGGATCATGTACAAGAAGAGGACAAAGAGAT TGGTCGTCTTTGATGCCAGATAA
- the stk3 gene encoding serine/threonine-protein kinase 3, whose protein sequence is MEQPAPKGKLKKLSEDSLTKQPEEVFDVLEKLGEGSYGSVFKAIHKESGQVVAIKQVPVESDLQEIIKEISIMQQCDSPYVVKYYGSYFKNTDLWIVMEYCGAGSVSDIIRLRNKTLTEDEIATILKSTLKGLEYLHFMRKIHRDIKAGNILLNTEGHAKLADFGVAGQLTDTMAKRNTVIGTPFWMAPEVIQEIGYNCVADIWSLGITAIEMAEGKPPYADIHPMRAIFMIPTNPPPAFRKPELWTDDFTDFVKKCLVKNPEHRATATQLLQHPFITNAKAVSILRDLITEAMDMKAKRQQEQQREMEEDEDNSEEEVEVDSHTMVKTGSEGAGTMRASGTMSDGAQTMIEHGSTMLESDLGTMVINSDDEEEEEDVGSMRRNATNQPAQRPSFMDYFDKQDSNKAQESYNHGQQEQYLIPKTSFPESWKVPQDGDFDFLKNLDYEELQMRLSALDPMMEREIEELRQRYTAKRQPILDAMDAKKRRQQNF, encoded by the exons ATGGAGCAACCTGCGCCCAAAGG CAAACTGAAGAAGCTAAGCGAGGACAGTCTAACCAAGCAGCCAGAGGAAGTCTTCGATGTCTTGGAAAAGCTTGGAGAGGG GTCGTATGGCAGCGTGTTCAAGGCGATCCACAAGGAGTCGGGGCAGGTGGTGGCCATCAAACAGGTGCCAGTGGAGTCAGACCTGCAGGAGATCATCAAGGAGATCTCCATCATGCAGCAGTGTGACAG CCCGTACGTAGTGAAATACTATGGCAGCTATTTCAAGAACACAGACCTGTGGATCGTCATGGAGTACTGCGGAGCTGGCTCTGTTTCAGACATCATCAGGCTGCGCAACAAGACG CTCACGGAGGACGAGATTGCCACCATCCTCAAGTCGACCCTGAAGGGGCTGGAGTACCTGCACTTCATGAGGAAGATCCACCGCGACATCAAGGCCGGAAACATCCTACTCAACACGGAGGGTCACGCCAAACTGGCCGACTTTGGAGTGGCCGGACAGCTCACT gACACCATGGCCAAGAGAAACACTGTGATTGGCACTCCGTTCTGGATGGCCCCCGAGGTGATCCAGGAGATCGGCTACAACTGTGTGGCGGACATCTGGTCTCTGGGCATCACGGCTATCGAGATGGCGGAGGGCAAGCCACCCTACGCAGACATCCACCCCATGAGG gcAATTTTCATGATCCCGACCAATCCTCCTCCGGCGTTCCGCAAGCCGGAGCTGTGGACGGATGACTTTACGGACTTTGTCAAAAAGTGCCTGGTGAAGAACCCGGAGCACAGAGCCACGGCCACACAACTCCTGCAG catcCCTTCATCACCAATGCCAAGGCGGTGAGCATCCTGCGCGACCTGATAACAGAGGCCATGGACATGAAGGCCAAgaggcagcaggagcagcagagggagatggaggaggacgaggacaacTCG gaggaggaggtggaggtggactcCCACACCATGGTCAAGACTGGCTCGGAGGGAGCGGGCACCATGCGTGCCAGCGGGACCATGAGCGACGGGGCGCAGACCATGATCGAGCACGGCAGCACCATGCTAGAGTCGGACCtgggcaccatggtcatcaacagtgatgacgaggaggaggaagaggacgtggGCTCCATGAGGA GGAACGCCACCAACCAGCCAGCGCAGCGGCCGTCCTTCATGGACTACTTTGACAAGCAGGACTCCAACAAGGCCCAGGAGAGCTACAACCACGGCCAGCAGGAGCAGTACCTCATCCCCAAGACGTCCTTCCCTGAGAGCTGGAAGGTGCCGCAGGACGGAGACTTCGATTTC TTGAAGAACCTGGACTATGAGGAGCTCCAGATGCGTCTGAGTGCGCTGGACCCCATGATGGAGCGCGAGATCGAGGAGCTGAGGCAGCGCTACACCGCCAAACGCCAGCCCATACTCGACGCCATGGACGCCAAGAAGCGGCGCCAGCAGAACTTCtga
- the LOC134435710 gene encoding putative mediator of RNA polymerase II transcription subunit 26 isoform X2: protein MTNWQRGKALMKTEAFQKTVRPFQTRPHQNPLQQQQTPQHQQQQHRPVTPLQQTPRQNQHQHQHPQQQSRQRRRPLRLPQQQQQNLQPLIRPQQQQLSHQQPRNQQRHQPLNLLRRPPVMQLQLLRQRRHLRRLQHLRRLRLLTRPHLLRRTPNQQREHQKQLLLHPQRPRQRPPHKPQCPQRVTMTALQSHPLPTILHRRPPHLSDTINPLGPDFF, encoded by the exons GCACTAATGAAAACGGAGGCGTTCCAGAAGACAGTGAGACCATTCCAGACCAGACCGCACCAGAacccactgcagcagcagcagacgccccagcaccagcagcagcagcaccggcCAGTGACACCCCTGCAGCAGACGCCCCGGCAGAaccaacaccagcaccagcacccgcAGCAGCAGAGCCGGCAAAGACGGAGGCCACTGAGGctgccccagcagcagcagcagaacctGCAGCCTCTGATccggccccagcagcagcagctgagccACCAGCAGCCTCGGAACCAGCAGCGGCACCAACCTCTGAACCTGCTCCGGCGACCGCCAGTGATGCAGCTCCAGCTCCTGCGGCAGAGACGGCACCTGCGGAGGCTGCAGCACCTGCGGAGGCTCCGGCTGCTGACGCGGCCGCACCTGCTGAGACGGACCCCAAACCAGCAG AGGGAACATCAGAAACAGCTGCTGCTGCACCCACAGAGGCCACGACAGAGGCCACCCCATAAGCCCCAG tgtcCACAGAGGGTAACCATGACTGCACTTCAGAGCCACCCCCTTCCCACAATACTCCACAGACGACCACCACACCTCTCCGACACCATCAATCCACTGGGACCAGATTTTTTTTAG
- the LOC134436249 gene encoding 2-iminobutanoate/2-iminopropanoate deaminase-like isoform X2, which yields MATVRKIIHTDTAPAAIGPYSQAVVVDRTMYISGQLGLDTASGQLVEGGVQAQAKKALDNMGQILKAAGCDYGNVVKTTVLLADMNDFNSVNEVYKHYFSSNYPARAAYQVAALPRGGLVEIEAVAAVGTITDAS from the exons ATGGCCACAGTTCGAAAGATAATTCATACAGACACCGCTCCCGCAGCTATTGGACCATACAG CCAGGCGGTGGTGGTGGACCGCACCATGTACATCTCCGGCCAGCTGGGGCTAGACACTGCATCAGGACAGCTGGTGGAGGGAGGGGTCCAGGCCCAGGCCAAAAAG gctTTGGACAACATGGGGCAGATTCTGAAGGCAGCTGGGTGTGACTATGGAAATG TTGTCAAGACGACTGTTCTCTTGGCTGACATGAATGACTTCAACAGTGTCAATGAAGTTTATAAACACT ATTTCAGCAGTAACTATCCAGCCAGGGCCGCCTATCAGGTCGCAGCTCTGCCAAGG GGTGGCCTTGTGGAGATCGAGGCAGTGGCTGCCGTGGGAACCATCACCGACGCCTCCTGA